The Lutra lutra chromosome 7, mLutLut1.2, whole genome shotgun sequence genome segment GAGACTGAGGTCTTTCTTTCTCACAAACCACCACAATCTAAATTGCTTCGTGAAGATAAGAACCATAACatgtaggagcgcctgggtggctcagtgggttaagccgctgctttcggctcaggtcatgatcttggagtcctgggatcgagccccgcatcgggctctctgctcagcagggagcctgcttcctcctctctctcttcctgcctctctgcctgcttgtgatctctgtcaaataaataaaatcttaaaaaaaaaaagaaccataacaTGTATGTTGCAGGATGTACAGAAGTAGAAGTGAAATCTACTGAGGAGGCTTTTGAAGTTTTCTGGAGAGGTTAGAAACCAAGCTAAAGTTAGGAAAAtctgaaacaataaataaaatcctgagaGTTGCTACTGTAATTTGATGGCAGTACTATTTAGTAGAAAGCATGTATACTATAATGATTGAGTTCAGGTTTGATCAATGATGTCTCTGTCATCACAGGCCAGAAAAAGAGATGTATTGCTAACACACATTTGAATCGTGAGTCTAGCCATTCTCATAGCATGTTCAACATTAAATTAGTTTAGGCTCCCCTGGATGCAGATGGAGACAGTGTCTTACAGGTAAACTTGTACTATGTggagtttttcttgttttaactgAACCGTTAGTTTTTGGAACTAGTATTAAATCAGGGAAGTTTGACTGCAGTGAAGACTATTCTAGAATTATTAAATGTGGgtgatgacttttaaaaattgttccatTAAAAAGCGTAGTTTTGGGAAGCTGGCTATTGAATCTAAGAACCTGGAATTGTGCTGTGAAAAAGGTTTACAAATCTTTATAAATCTCTTTAATAGAGGAGATAAAATGAGTATGAGTCATTATTTTATCTCTGAGGACTCATTTTGTATGTGGGAATTCAGTTAATGGTTTTAAAATGTCAGCGGTTAACTTTCCAGGGTAGATACAGTTTAGGAGATGACAATTCTAAATTGTTCTTCTCTCCGATGATAGGCCAGTAGGCCTCCCGTCTGCTGATCATCCTTTACTGCTGGGCCTGTCACACTACAAGGCTTACATCAATTAGTAAAAGCATTTGCGCCTGAATAGGAATCATTTAATAACTTTGAGTTATTAAAGTGTAATTCCATTTGAACCTCCTCATGAAGGTTTCTACATGGCATGATGAGGTGGTACGGCAGCATACTGGAGACCACCAGGATTCGAATTCTGAGTCCTTATTAATTTGTTAGCTGTCTGACTGTTATAAACTCTTGCTAATCCTCTGTGAGGACTAAAGCAGGCAATGCACGTAGAATTCTCAAGCCAGTGCCTGACTTACATAGAGTAGGTACTCATACTAGCTAGAAAACACTTGTAAGTCAAGCCTCCATATACACTTGCTGTCCTTTGAACACATCTAATATTACAAATCAGTTATGtacctcttttcatttttttatacaaTTAGAGCATTATGaaatttttcaattataaaattgtTAAGTATCTGGTTATAGAAAAATTTAGGATAGGCCTGTTTTAGAGTCACTAATTAGCAGACAGATTGAGATCCTGCAGTGAGGCACTGTGCAGGGTGCTAGAGATGAGACCATTGATTGAGAGGCAGTCCTTGCTTTCATGGGGCTTAGAGTATAATGTGGAAGACCAGACAACAGGCAAGTCATCAAGACTATCTTGAGTATACTGAGCTTATGCTCTTAGCAGACTCTTCCACCAAAACCCGTATCCTTTGGCCTTACCGTTTTGTACTGTGCAAATGTGATATTTATAAGACTTAATAATTTGTTGATTGGAATATATTTGAAGAACACTGTAAACCGGTTATACCTAATGTTATTGTAATTAACGATCTTCTCTTCAGGAAAAGGAACAAATCACTGTAAGTCAGTTGTCCCTGGTAGATCTTGCTAGAAGTGAAAGAATGAACTGGAGAAAAGCAGAAGGGAACAGATTATGTGAAGCTGGTGAGCACAGCATAGTACTGGTTTATTGCTACAACTTCCAAAAACTTGAAATGTCAGTCTGTCACCTGCTTATTGATAGGTGGTTTAAGCATAATTGTCTTCAATTTTGATAATCTGGAGGCTAAGTTTCGTGGTCATTGCTGTTTCTTTAGTAATGTTGGTTTGGTATCAGTATGTTatctatattgtatatatgttgtatacataatatatatgtaacatatatttgtatattctatATGTTATAGTACACTGACTTCTTGAAGAATGAGGGtaagtgattaaaataaatataaagcaagtTATATTCAAATTGTATCTATTGCTAGTAAAGCACCAGATCCTTAAAATTAAGTGATTTAACAGTATTCCAACATTCATACTGGCAAAAATTGGCTTCTGGAAGTGGGAGAACTTTGAACACAATAGCAAATTGGaaggaaatctgtttttttttttttttttaatctttcattagTGTAGCCAGCCATTCATGTTATGGTTTACCTAATAGCATGTATGGAGTGCGTACTGTGTGCCAGTACTTGAACATTCATTTAGTCTGGGGGTGCATGTGAGGGAAAGTTTAGGGGGGAAGTTCATGTAGTTGACACTTAAGTTGAGTGAGCTATATGCAAGACAGGGTTATACTTGACAGAGGAGGCAGCCACTTGTAAACTGAGAGAATATGGCAGGGTCAACATCACTGAAGTGGGAGGGTATGGATTAGTGACCCATGACAACTGAGGCAGCAAGGCCATGAGGACTCGTCTATCATGTTAAAAAGTCTAAATTTTGTCCTAAAGGAATAATGGTGATTGCCAATTATTAAAGGACTGGTGTGTATCACAGTATTTACTATGCATGGGCTCGATTTCTTGATTCTGACCTTTCAGGTTTATGTGATacccattttcagatgaggaaatgggttGGGAGAGTTTACATCAACTTCCCAAGACCCGAGCCTGATTTTAAACCCAGACTGGCTGGATTTTCAATACTGTGTCTTTCTGCTGTTATGCAGCCTCCcctgaaaggaaatgaagaattaGTCTTTCAGAAAGATTGTTTTCCCATATAGAGAATTAATGTACTGAGGCAGGTCTAGTGATAGGAAAAGCAGCTGGGAGCCTTTTGCAGTAATTCTGAGGAGCAATCATGTGCCCTGGAGGCAATtgtgggagaaaagggagagcTAAGAGGAAGTGGACCTGCGTGtggagaggaagcaagagaggAGGGCAGGTCCAAGATCGTGGCTGAGGAGAAAGCCGTCGAAGAGTCTGTTGGATGTGTTCAGCTTAGTCCAGGGGAACTGCCTAGTCACTGGATGTACACATTTGGAAGGAGAGCGATTTGACTGGAGGCATATAAGTTTAGGTTTTGCCAATATTATAGAAGCAACAGGGGAGATGAGATTATTCATGGAGGACACATGGGAAcaggctgagggcagagccttgAGGAACAGATGCTTGAGGTGATTGATTGAAAGAgcctgggaaagaggagaaagaaggtggTAGCCACGTGAGAGGACAAAAAACCtccacattgaaaaaaataaatagaaaaatttttaaaataaaattaaaaaaaaaaaaaaaaaaaacctccacattgtgtatgtgtatttaagaTAGAGAATCTGGGATCCAGATCACAAGAGGAAGGATTCACCTTGATGGGAAGAGGGTTTATCTCCGTGGAAGAAAGTAGAAACTTGAGGGTTCTGATGCTTTGGGAGAAAACCAGAAAGGATTAGCAGTGTTGATACGGATGGGCAACAGCTGAGATAAAAacgagggcatgagcaggggaagaggaggagactgTGGCTGGGGCACAGGATTCTAGAGGAGGTGCAGTTCTGAGTGATAAAGGTTCAGGGTGTGGGCATAGCTGTGCAGCTCGCACGGTGAAGACCCACTGACTGGAACTGCGGGAGCGGGAGTCCTCCGGCAGCAGCACGTTAGAGCAGTCCTCACAGACACCAGAATGATCCAGGAGCAGGCGTGCTGGGGAACATGGAAGGGCAGCAGCTAGGGACTAGGAGAATGTTGCTGGCCTCCTCTGCTCACCACCCTTATGTCAGGCTTCAGAAAACAAGCAACTTTTGCTTCTGCTGCAGGGGGAAGCACTATACTTCTGACAGGATAATCCTGTTAGGCTTTGCACCTCAGATGCAGGGTAAAGCCCATGGACACTTTACAGAATATCCCTGAATGAATGATGTAAAATATGTAGGATTATAAAGGAAACTGATTAGATGGAAATgtgtttttagaagtttttatttatttgagggagaaagagagcaggagcagagggagaggcagaagcagacttccactgagcagggagcctgatgcaaggctcaatcccaggacccagagatcatgacctgagctgaaggcagatgcttaactgattgagccactcaggtgcaacccaccccttccctttttaaagattttatttatttatttgacagagatcacaagtaggcagagaggcaggcagagagagagagaggaggaagtaggcttcctgctgagcagggagcccgatgcccatgccgggcttgatcccaggaccctggtatcatgacttgagctgaaggcagaggctttaacccactgagccacccaggtgccccacccttccctttttaaagtaagcttcacacccagcgtggagccaaggcagggcttgaactcacaaccctaaaatcaagacctgagctgctaTCAAGAGGTGgatgtctggggcgcctgggtggctcagttggttgagtgtctgactcttggtttcagctcaggtcataatctcctggtcctgagatcgaacctcatgtcaggttccacactcagcagggagtctgcttgagattctctccctctgcccctcaacccaCCTGggctctctctaagataaataaaccaatcttaaaaaaaaaaaaaaaagtctgatggctgactgaaccacctgggtcccccccccaaaagtatttttttttttttttaaagattttttttttttttttttttttttttttaaagattttatttacttgacagacagagatcacaagtaggcagagaggcagacagatagagagggggaagcaggctccctgcagagcacagagcccgatgtggggctcgatcccaggacaccgggaccatgacctgagccgaaggcataggctttaacccactgagccactcaggtgccccctgctAAAAGTATTCTTAAGGCACTTGTCATTGTAATAATTTACATGCTTCTTTATTAATGCCTTAATTAAAGATGTATCAGTAGGTCTTATAACTATGTAATTTCAAAGTAGTGATGAACATAACTATCTGTAGCACTGTAAGGTGCTGTAAAATTACCTATGATTTGTACTGACAAAAATCACAGATACCACTAATATTATGTTTTGGTCTACATTCATAATTGAAATGCTATTTCAGaagtctggaaaaaataaaaggtataataTATTTCCCATCCAGTATACAGATTTCCTGAAATGTACCCATGGACAATATGGACCCCAGGTTAAGAAATCATGGTAATTAGAGATGGGTAGAGCTCTCTGTGAGAGGTGTGAAGACATACGGAAGTCCGGTAACAGGAATTTGGGCTCCAGAGAGCACAGTGGAAGCAGGAAGGACACTGGGAGTTGGGGTCAAGGAAGAAGAATCATGAATCATGGGACACTGTGGAGACACAGATGAGCTCTGTGTTTTGAGAAGTGACCAAGGATGAGGGTACAGTGGGAGTTAGCTGATGTTTTTGGGGTCTCTGCAAGTGAGCTCTCCTTCACTGGAGGCTTGATTAATCGGTCAGACTTGCCTTGGCTCAGAAATCCAGAGTGGTCAGAAGTAACAGCTGCATTGCCTTAGTAATCcttgtttgggggcacctggctggctcagtagagcatgtgactcttgacctcagggttgtgcgttcaagccccacattggctgtagagattaaaacccaaaaacaaaaactgaactcCTTGTTTGGATGTGGAGGGGACAGAGTTAGTTGGAGACAGGAGCCCCTCTGGGTgccgggggcaggggtgaggtAGGACTTCAGTGCTGATGAAGCCTAACACTTttgagataatattttaatatgaggATATTAAACATCTGCACTTAATATACTTTTTCACAGAATTCAAGATTTGGAAGAAACTTTATGGGCTATGAAATATATAATGGTGCATTTCACGGACAGTCCTTTTGATAGAATCCTTGAAGGATGGTGTTAACCCCCTCCTGAAACACTGCTATTAAAATAACTCCTGAAGTACAGCCAGGCCATGTGGGGACAGCTCCTTAGACTGGGCCATCAAAACGCAttagttgggcgcctgggtggctcagtgggttaagccgctgcctttggctcaggtcatgatcccgggtcctgggttcaagccccacatcgggctttctgctcagcagggagcctgcttcctcctctctctctgcctgcctctctgcctacttgtgatctctgtctgtcaaataaataaataaaaataaaaaaaaattataaaactgataCAGAACCATTAATTACAGAAGTGAACTAATGACCAATTTAttattgtttcattaatttctgaaAGACTTGAATATGCtgatttataaaaccaaaaacccCCTCCGATGTGTTTTGTGTCTAGCAAGTCACGAGATTTGCAGAAGTGACCCAAGAAGTTGAAGTGGCAAGACCAGTGGACAAGGCAATATGTGGTTTGACGCCTGGAAGGAGATAAACAAATGAGGTTTGGGGAGGACCAGTTGGAGATGGTAAGATTTGTGTCACATCATGTGCATGCTGATGTCTGTCAGTCTCTCTCCTTAAGATTGATTTCACAGTAGAGAACTACTTAGTAAATAGTTCCCTTCCTCTCAAGAACCAAgtgcaaagaaaagggaaagaaaaaaaaaagaaccaaagtgTAAATGAGTCTTTTGTTACATACTATAACTTACTttccccactttttctttttttttttttttaagattttatttatttatctgacagagatcacaagcaggcagagaggcaggcagagagaggaggaagcaggctctctgctgagcagagagcccgatgcggggctcgatcccaggaccctgggatcatgacctgagctgaaggcagaggctttaacccactgagccaaccaggcgcccctttttaactcatttttaaggAGGTATGATTGTGACAACTCAAGCACATGGCTCACTGAACTGGGGGTTCTAATCACAAGTGTATCAACTTGTTTAAATAAGCTTTCTCTCCTGTGTAActtcttgtaattttttataattcaATGCAGAACCACTGGTTACAGAAGTGGTTTTACAGAGTTTTCCACTTCTGCCGTCCTGTGAACTTTTAGATATCAACGATGAGCAGACTCTTCCCAGGCCAATCGAGGCATTAGAGAAATGACATCACCTATGGCAGATGATGATCGATGAAATTCACAAACAATGTAAGGGCCAAAAGCGGTCTGCAATCATTTCAACTccagaaattttaacaaatttgagTTCTTTGGTGGGgcagatctatctatctatctatctatctatctatttatttatttatttatttgacagagatcgtggggtatttatttatttatttatttatttgacagagatcagaagtaggcagacaggcagtcagagagagggggggaagcaggctccccgccaagcagagagccagatgcggggctccatcgtggaccctgagatgatgacctgagctgaaggcagaggcctgacccactgagccagccaggtgccccctggtgGGGCAGATCTTAAGGAAGGATTATCTGTTTCTGCACTTTGTAGCCCTGAAAGGACTGACAAGGAACTTTCCCACAGCTcgtaaaacagaagaaacaggTAAGTGtgtattctctccctttttttaaatctacagaaatatacacaaaggaataatAGCTACTTTGCTTTTAGTTCCTACTAGTTACTTGGAAGACACTTCATAAATATTAcatcttaaaaatgtctttgggCAAATGatttcatcttccatttcttggcctccctatctgcaaaatgaggatttTAACTGTCCTTACCTCAGAGAGTGTTGTGGCAATGAGATAATATGTGAGAATCATGTAGAACAGTAAACAGCCTGGTACTTACAAATGCTCAGTAAGTAGGTCTATGGTTTTTATCATCAATTCATTTGAATCTTCAGAGGAAAGGTGTGAGATAAGTGGAATCTATATCCCcattttgaaaggaagaaatgtgcTCAGAAAAATTGTCATATAACTAGTACTTGGTGTTCCAGGGATTTCAAGTTGCATCCAGCTGATCCTAAatctgttatttctgtttttgcaGTTGTTTTGAACCAAATTACTTACCTGTAAGGGCTGACAAGGGAATGCCGTAGCGCAGAATGAAAGACTCTCTTTTTCAGTAAAAACCAGCTTTTCTAGGAATATCTCTCATACAGATTTAGAAAccaaactcttgatttctttcttgacTTGTTTTCTGCTCCAGGCTGTCATGATTTGCTGAATAGCTACATACTGGTTAATAAAAGTTGATTTCACTGGTTATTTTGGAATTGGAGTAAACTTGGCCTGCATGCTTTGTTTCCGCTATTACGTTTAAAGCGTTAAGAGTTTGACAGTGctgtttcaaataaagaaaactacaTTCAAGGAAaactacatgaaaaagaaagggtGATCTTAGGACAGAAATTGGAAATAGAATGactggagaagaaaaacaaaactttagagTATAAGGTTTGTTTTGGCATGATTTAGTGAATGTGCGTGCTGGCTGGTTAGCACTGCTCTCTGACCTAGCTGTTCGCCCTCCCAGCCTTTAACCACTGCTTACTGGGGGAGAGATAGCCCTAGCTCCCTACTAATCTGCACCTCACCCCAGAAGAGAAGGGATGTGAGTGAAGAGCTTTAGAGGGGTAATGTACTCTTTAATTTTCTCAGTTAGGCTTTAGCAGTTGGAGAGAATGTTCTTGGACCAAATGAGTTTCTAGAGGGCTTTCATGAGTTTAGCTCTGGTTACAGCTTGCTTTTTGACTTAGGATGATAGGTTTGTTTTCTCTATATCCTTTAAAGGGTACCCATTCCTTCTGGACAGAAGCTCATTGCAACCAATACAGTGTTCTCTCTTCTGAAAACAgcctaaaaaacaaaattcagggcAAATTTTAGGGGAAAATCATTTTCACATGAAGTCAGttaaagttttgtctttttctgtgagGCCCTTGTTTAGGAAGTTCTCACTTCTAGGCATGGAGGCAGGAACTCAGATAACATTGTAGAGGGAACTGCTTTCtccatgatttttctttccacaGCTATGCCTGTGTGAGCAAACCACCAAAGCAGTCAGTTCACAGCTACATGTGGTGTTTACAAGCCAGATCCTGAACAGAGTGGTCTGCCTTCCCAGAATGAGATTTTAGAGAAGACAACTACAATCTATGAAGAGGACAAGCGTACTTTGCAACAGGAACTCGAGACTCAGAACCAGAAACTTCAGCGGCAGTTTTCTGACAAGCGCGGACTAGAAGCCAGGCTACAAGCAAGACATGGTGACAACCAACCATGAAGTGGGACAAAGAATGCGTGAGTATCGCTCCTGTGGGACGGTGGCTGACTTCCACCTGAGGTGTTCCGAATCCATGTTCCTAGGCTTAgggttttggtggtggtggtggcagcaggaGCCACCGTTCAGTCcattctgtctcctttctctctccttaaaacGGCATGACAAGGTGTGCTTGACTCTGGGAGGACTGTCATTCTTAGGAAACGAGGCGGCTGGGTGGTCTGGAATGCTTGTTTGGTGTGACTGAATTAGCTGTGTGTTCCTCTTGCTAACCTAGGAGCACCGGGTGGCAGCCAAGCAGCTGGAGATGGAAAATAAACTCTGGGTCAAAGATGAGAAACTGAAACAACTGAAGGCTATTGTTACTGAACCCAGAGCCGAAAAGCCAGAGAGACCCTCCCAGGAGTGGGACCGGGGAAAAAGTCACTCAAAGAGTCGTCTCTCTGTCACCGGTATCTGTAAGTTTTTTGTGGTGGGGTAGTCACTTGCACTAGAGAAAATGTGTTCAGATAAGGTAACTTTCTAGGATGCtccatttgttttatattattgtatttctatatgtaaatatttctgaatttagCATAATTTATTGCAAATTCAGAATAAAACATGGAGTGACTCAGTAAAAAGGATTCTAACATGGGCTAAAATGATAGAAAAGCAGTGAATTGTTCCTTTCTGTGTTTCAGTCTTGCTTattaatttctcttccatttttttagcTTTCTAGTAACTATACTGCTCAGCTTCCCACCGGCCAGCAGCTGCTGAACCAGCCACAGCTACATAGACACTCTAATTCTTGCAGCAGCATTTCTGTAGCCTCCTGTATTTCGGAATGGGAACAGAAAATTCCTCCGTATAACACACCTGTCCATGTCACCGCTATTGCAAGGCGTAGGCAGCAGGAGCCAGGACAAAGTAAAACTTGTGTCAGAAGGCAAGGGATGTACTGGACGGAAGGCAGGGAGGTGGTTCCCACATTCAGAAATGAGATAGAGCTAGAAGAGGACCACTGCTGTAGGGTCAGTGCCAGCATTCTCCTAAACCCTGGTGGCCATAGCGAATTGCGGGTTTGCTGGTGGGGGGCGCTGTTTGTGACTTGATTCATTCAGAAAGTTCAATGGGTGAAAGATGGGTGAGCTCCAGATAAACAAGGGctaatttttctgttatttacttTGACAAATCACCCTAAGATTGAGGCCTAGCTCTTCATCTGAAAAAGCCGTAACACCTGGCCAATGCGTGCCCCAGAGTAATCTGGGCTTTCATTTGCATAAGCTAATAAGCAGCCACAAAATCAGCGAACAGTGTCTCAGAGCacgttttccatttttttgttttccttcctgtttttttgCTGCttctgaacttttattttttaaattgttttctcaaACTTATTTTGAATAGTTTCAAATTCAAAAGTTGAAAGAATGGTACAATATCCTTCTTTCCCCTTACCTGGATTTACCAGTTGTCATATACCATTTTTTCCTTGAACTTCTGAAAGGAAGTCCCTATACTTTGTGACTTTTAGTCCTATTAAGGACACTGTCCTATATAAACAGTCTTTATCAAACCTAAGAAAGTTAACATTAATTGAAAATAGCCTCTATTTTTAATCTATGATCCTAACAAAGTGAATGTGGTTATTCACAACGTGCATGTGGTTATTATGTCTTCAAtctcttttaatataaaatagtcCCCTGCCACACCCTTTTTGATTTTCATGACATTGACTGTTTTGCAATAGTCCAGGCCTATTTTGTAACTACTGAAGGTTTGCATGTCTAGTAAATTGCTTTTAATCTCAAGACCTTTATCTCCATTTATAAGGGCTTGGCCTCAGTCAATGGTGTTTAAAGAAATTcatgtttaaattttcttcttaaggATTAAGGTAAagttttttcctttgattctgAATAAATGGACCAAGTTAATGTGGATTTATATTTAGTAAAATCTTACTATAGCTATTTTAGAATTTGTCTTTTAACAAATTAATagtattttgctttaaattttcttGTATAATTTAGGGTACAGATAAGTTTCATTTAGATGGCCCGTACTTCTTATTAAGGGATTGTGATGAATTGCAAGGTATTTACCAAGAAAACAGATGACTCTAAAGACTAAGTTCTTTACAAATTTTGCTTGAAACCTTTTTAGGGAGCAAATTTTGGTGACTGATCTTTCTGATCAACTCTAAtaaattacctttattttttatgaaacttTAGAGAGTGAACACTATTCAAGGCTTGCTTATGCTTGGTTAATTCTGCTCTCAGATATTTAAGATTTACTAGAGATCCTTTAACTTCTCACTTGAAATCAAATCTCTTTAGAAGTGCAGCAAAGTTTAGACTAGCATCTGTGTATCCAGGTTTGTTGGCCAAAAGTTATGTTAGGTGGGCTGAATTTATACTTCAgtgaagaagatgaaaatatcTGATTCGGTGAATAGCAGATTGTAGTAATTATCTTTCTGAAGCCAGTTTCATAATGTACTTATTGCTAAATGTGTTCAGGAAAACTATCACCTTTGCTAAACGGTAGGTCACAAGAGCCTGACTTTGTTCAACATCAGGTCACtttttaagaagggaaaatttCCTGGGTTGCTGGCAGTGTGGGCATCTTTCATGGCCAACTCTATCGCCCACGTTCTATAGTAGCAATGACTTAGCACCAGCAGCTGTTGCTTGTGATTACATAGGGGAAATGCTTCAGTTCTCCAGACAGACTTCTTAAAGTTAGGATCTTTGTCCGTGACCAGGCTGGGAGGATTTGGCATGTGACAGACTTTAATTTGCTTTCAGTTAATACAAACAGGAGACATCTCAACCAGTGAGTTGTCTTTGGAACTATGTCCTGTATGTGAAATGCATTTCCTTAGACTGAACGTGCTAAATTTAACTTTCCCGGATTTACATGATAAAGTTGACTGGAA includes the following:
- the LOC125104389 gene encoding LOW QUALITY PROTEIN: kinesin-like protein KIF23 (The sequence of the model RefSeq protein was modified relative to this genomic sequence to represent the inferred CDS: deleted 3 bases in 2 codons), with the translated sequence MRVQWELADVFGVSATLKGLTRNFPTARKTEETANHQSSQFTATCGVYKPDPEQSGLPSQNEILEKTTTIYEEDKRTLQQELETQNQKLQRQFSDKRGLEARLQARHGDNTMKWDKECEHRVAAKQLEMENKLWVKDEKLKQLKAIVTEPRAEKPERPSQEWDREKVTQRVVSLSPVSLSSNYTAQLPTGQQLLNQPQLHRHSNSCSSISVASCISEWEQKIPPYNTPVHVTAIARRRQQEPGQSKTCVRRQGMYWTEGREVVPTFRNEIELEEDHCCRVSASILLNPGGHSELRVCWWGALFVT